A stretch of Rhinoderma darwinii isolate aRhiDar2 unplaced genomic scaffold, aRhiDar2.hap1 Scaffold_94, whole genome shotgun sequence DNA encodes these proteins:
- the LOC142733356 gene encoding phosphatidylinositol polyphosphate 5-phosphatase type IV-like, producing MPFWRKTKKYHVSQIPDKGNLMKEIPTMEEPNISLQTFSIIKDIPAEKCSDPSHSKPCDIGSKNTKKSAIRSLGSSAVIGAKELDRCFPNRRLRLYVATWNMEGKEFPQNLEDLLLPSDDTKDIYVIGVQEGCPNRREWEIKLQETLGPHYVLYHSSGLGVLYLTIFIRRELIWFCSEVEHTHVTTRLFHHVKTKGALGVAFTVFGTSFLFINSHMRFGAVYKRIQDYKTITEGLRLPQIIPERINSNALDVTSRFDRVFWFGDLNFQLKEDRKNVESLLKNIKGRDMSSLLKHDHLNDAKNNGSIFVGFKEHTIEFLPTYKFDIGTDTYDTSEKQRIPSYTDRVLFKSQYEGDVRVLRYDSCPVLKTSDHRPVFGIFEVKLRPGSDNIPLAGGSFDRKIYLKGIWRLGQKK from the exons atgcccttttggagaaaaacaaaaaaatatcatgtctctcagattcctgataaaggaaatctgatgaaagagataccaactatggaggagcctaacatctcgctccagacgTTTTCTATCATCAAAGACATACCAGctgaaaaatgcagcgatccaagtcacagcaaaccgtgtgacattggctcaaagaacaccaagaagagcgcaatcaggagcttgggcagcagcgctgtgattggcgctaaagaactggatcgctgtttcccaaatagacggctgagattatacgttgccacctggaatatggaggggaag gagttcccacaaaatctagaggatctgctgttgccatcagatgacaccaagGACATTTAtgtaattggcgttcaggaaggatgtccaaacag acgggaatgggagataaaattacaggagacccttggtccgcactacgtgctataccactcatccgggctcggagtcttgtatctcaccatctttattcgacgggagctgatctggttctgctcag aggtagagcacacccatgtaacaaccaggctattccaccatgtaaaAACTAAAGGAgctttgggtgttgccttcactgtctttgggacatcattcctgtttattaattcccatatgagat ttggggcagtctacaagaggatccaggactataaaaccatcactgagggtctccgtctgcctcaaattattccggaaagaatcaactccaatgcct tggacgtcaccagccgctttgatcgggttttttggtttggggacctcaattttcaactaaaagaggacagaaaaaacgtggaatctcttctgaaaaacattaaaggaagagatatgtccagtctcctcaaacacgaccatctgaatgacgccaagaacaacg ggtccatatttgtagggtttaaggagcacaccattgaattccttcctacatacaagttcgacattggcacagacacctacgatacatcagaaaagcagagaattccatcatatacg gacagggtgttgtttaagagccaatacgagggagatgtgcgagtcctgagatacgactcatgccctgttttgaagacctcagaccaccgacccgtttttggcatctttgaagtaaagctcagacctggttcagataa catcccattggctggtggaagctttgaccgcaagatctatttgaagggcatttggaggttaggacaaaaaaagtag